The following nucleotide sequence is from Phycisphaera sp..
TATGAGGCCATGGGCGCAGAAGGCATGCCTCCCTGGGACATATTCATCGTCGCGGCTTCGGCGTGTTTCGTCGTGATCGGGTTGCTGCTGTTTCTCTTTGAGCGGTGGATCATCCGTACCCTCGTTCCGGGCAAGCCCATTCGATAGGGTGCCGGCTACCGAAAGGCAGCGGTCATGGAGTCGAACATCTCCGATGGCATTTGGATCGGCAGAATGCGCATGGTGGCGCGGCTCGTGATTCGGGTCGGCAGCTTCGTGCTCTTCCTGCTGGCTGGCGAGACGCTGTTGTCGTGGGTGTACTACGCCGCGACGCCCGCGTTCGGCAACGTGCCCGGCCAAGTGACGGCCAGCTACCATTGGTGGTACGTTGCCATGGCGGCTTTGTATGGCGCGCCGGCGGCGTGCCTGTTAACGTTCGAGCCCGCGCTGTTGCGGTGGTTGGTCCCCAGCCCCGAACAACGCTGCCCGAGTTGTGGCTATCCGATCGCGGCAGAAACCGTGCCCGAGTTGTGCCCGGAGTGCGGCGTCCGGCTGAAAAACCAGCCGCTCGATGGCGGTTCTCGGAAGGACGATTGAGCCATGCCTACGCCAACTGCCCGAGAGGTCATTGCTCTGCGGTGGCGCGTGCGGATCGTGCTGCGGCTCGCCACGTTCGCTCTCACCCTCGTGTCGCTCGCCTGGGCCGCACTGCGTCTGCCCGATTTTCTCCGAATCCGCCGCTTCGCGGGCACGGGTTTTGCTCCGTCACCAGACCCGCTGGCCCTGGAGTGGTTCGCGTTTCCCGCCGCGATCTTCGCCGTGGCCGTGTTCATCGCGCTGGTTGCTCAGTTCGGCATCAAGATGATCGTTGAAGTACCCAAACCCAGTTGCCCAGGGTGCGGCTACGACCTGGGCAAACCCAGTGGGGACAAGTGCCCCGAGTGCGGCCTGCGCATCGGCGTCCCGCGTTCCTCATCGCGCGCCAACGATCCCGCGTGAGTGAACCCCCCCAAGACCAGGCAACCCCATACCAACGCCTCGGCACCGAAGGCTTCGACCGCCTCACCCGCGGCTTCTACGACGCTGTGCCGGGCGACGACATCCTCGGGCCCATGTACCGCCAGCATCTGGCACAAGAACATGGCGTTGATGGTGACGACGATGCCGCTATCGCGCCGTTCATGGAAGAGGCCCGTGTGCGGCTGCGGGACTTCCTGATCCAACGCTTCGGCGGGCCCACGACCTACAGCGACCAGCGAGGCCACCCCCGCCTGCGTATGCGGCACATGCCCTTCGCGATTGATCATGCTGCCGCCGAGCGGTGGCTCGAGGTCGTGTTCGCCTCGCTTGACGACATGGGCCTCGAGCCCGATCTCTACCGAGAGCTTCGCGTGTTCTTCACGCAGACGGCGTTATTCATGGTCAATCGCTGACGCAAGCCGGCAGAACGCCTGCAGCGAGACCTCCTCGGCCCGCATGTCGGGCGACACGCCCTCGGGCGGTTCGCGATCGCCTAGCAACTCGCGTAACGGCTTGGCGATGCGTTTGCGTCGCTGTTGGAACAATGCGCCGCAGACGGTGCTCAGCGCGTATGGGTCGCACATGGGCTCTGGCCGGCGACGGAGCACCAGCATCGAGCTATCGACCTGCGGCCTGGGCCAGAAGCACGCCGGCGGCAGGTGGGCGATCTTCTCG
It contains:
- a CDS encoding globin gives rise to the protein MSEPPQDQATPYQRLGTEGFDRLTRGFYDAVPGDDILGPMYRQHLAQEHGVDGDDDAAIAPFMEEARVRLRDFLIQRFGGPTTYSDQRGHPRLRMRHMPFAIDHAAAERWLEVVFASLDDMGLEPDLYRELRVFFTQTALFMVNR